One region of Streptomyces subrutilus genomic DNA includes:
- the nuoK gene encoding NADH-quinone oxidoreductase subunit NuoK, whose amino-acid sequence MNPVNYLYLAALLFTIGAAGVLIRKNAIVLFMCVELMLNACNLAFVAFSRMHGNLDGQIIAFFTMVVAAAEVVVGLAIIVSLFRTRHSASVDDASLMKL is encoded by the coding sequence GTGAATCCGGTCAACTACCTCTACCTGGCCGCCCTGCTGTTCACCATCGGCGCGGCCGGAGTACTGATCCGCAAGAACGCGATCGTGCTGTTCATGTGCGTGGAGCTGATGCTCAACGCCTGCAACCTCGCCTTCGTCGCCTTCTCGCGGATGCACGGCAACCTCGACGGCCAGATCATCGCCTTCTTCACGATGGTCGTCGCCGCCGCGGAGGTCGTGGTGGGCCTCGCGATCATCGTGTCGCTGTTCCGTACCCGCCACTCGGCCTCGGTCGACGACGCCAGCCTGATGAAGCTGTAA
- a CDS encoding NADH-quinone oxidoreductase subunit J, which translates to MSASLAAAATSLTSTGEAVQFWILGTVAVIGALATILMKKAVHSALSLAGTMIILAVFYLANGAYFLGVVQVIVYTGAIMMLFLFVVMLVGVTAADSLKETIKGQRWLAVLCGLGFGILLIAGIGNAGLTHFNGLGRINSAGHVEGLAQLIFTKYVFAFEITGALLITAAVGAMVLTHRERTERAATQRELAERRVREGVQLPPLPAPGVYARHNAVDVAGLLPDGTPSELTVSKTLRARGQIRDVSAEALSDLKALEQASSERLGREEASK; encoded by the coding sequence TCACCTCCACCGGTGAGGCGGTCCAGTTCTGGATCCTGGGCACGGTCGCCGTGATCGGCGCGCTGGCCACGATCCTGATGAAGAAGGCCGTGCACAGCGCCCTCAGCCTGGCCGGGACGATGATCATCCTGGCGGTCTTCTACCTCGCCAACGGGGCGTACTTCCTGGGCGTCGTCCAGGTCATCGTCTATACCGGCGCGATCATGATGCTCTTCCTCTTCGTGGTCATGCTCGTCGGCGTCACCGCCGCCGACTCCCTGAAGGAGACCATCAAGGGACAGCGCTGGCTGGCCGTCCTGTGCGGGCTCGGCTTCGGCATCCTGCTGATCGCCGGCATCGGCAACGCCGGGCTCACCCACTTCAACGGACTCGGCCGGATCAACTCCGCCGGGCACGTCGAGGGCCTGGCCCAGCTGATCTTCACCAAGTACGTCTTCGCCTTCGAGATCACCGGTGCGCTGCTGATCACCGCGGCCGTCGGCGCCATGGTGCTCACCCACCGCGAGCGCACCGAGCGTGCCGCCACCCAGCGCGAACTGGCCGAGCGCCGCGTCCGCGAGGGCGTCCAGCTCCCGCCGCTGCCCGCGCCCGGCGTCTACGCCCGGCACAACGCGGTGGACGTCGCCGGCCTGCTGCCGGACGGCACCCCGTCCGAGCTGACGGTCAGCAAGACCCTGCGGGCCCGCGGCCAGATCCGGGACGTCTCCGCCGAGGCGCTGTCCGACCTCAAGGCACTGGAGCAGGCCTCCTCGGAGCGCCTCGGCCGTGAGGAGGCCTCGAAGTGA